The following coding sequences lie in one Nitratireductor mangrovi genomic window:
- a CDS encoding 50S ribosomal protein L11 methyltransferase has protein sequence MQCRLFLVASEADAKRLYAALGTEFEPDGFAIAITDTDEAARLHTVELYVDETEVTETQTRITSLLSELGLALPVEREDLPDIDWVAKSLEGLKPVRAGRFLVHGAHDRDKRRPNDIAVEIEAGLAFGTGHHGTTAGCLEMIEQVVRRERPRNVLDLGTGSGVLAIALARWAHVPVLATDIDPVATAVARANAALNGVGRLVHGVTATGFAHRDVAARAPYDLIIANILARPLMKLAPDMARHLRSGSSLILSGILVRQREAVLAAYVGQCFRHVRTMRRGEWVTLHLKR, from the coding sequence ATGCAATGCCGCCTGTTCCTCGTCGCCTCCGAGGCCGACGCCAAGCGTCTCTACGCGGCCCTCGGGACCGAGTTCGAGCCCGACGGCTTTGCGATCGCTATCACCGACACCGACGAGGCGGCGCGGCTTCACACCGTCGAACTCTATGTCGACGAAACGGAGGTGACCGAAACGCAGACGAGAATCACGTCGCTGTTGAGCGAGTTGGGGCTTGCCCTCCCGGTCGAGCGCGAGGACCTGCCGGACATCGACTGGGTCGCAAAGTCGCTCGAAGGCCTGAAACCGGTGCGCGCCGGGCGCTTCCTCGTTCATGGCGCCCATGACCGCGACAAACGGCGACCCAACGACATCGCGGTCGAAATCGAGGCCGGCCTCGCCTTCGGCACCGGCCATCACGGCACCACGGCCGGCTGCCTCGAAATGATCGAGCAGGTAGTACGCCGCGAGCGGCCGCGAAACGTGCTCGATCTCGGCACCGGCAGCGGCGTGCTGGCGATTGCCCTCGCAAGATGGGCGCATGTCCCCGTTCTGGCGACCGACATCGACCCCGTGGCAACGGCTGTTGCCCGCGCCAACGCTGCGCTCAACGGCGTCGGCCGCCTGGTGCATGGGGTGACGGCAACGGGCTTTGCCCACCGCGACGTGGCCGCCCGCGCGCCCTACGACCTGATCATCGCCAACATTCTGGCGCGGCCGTTGATGAAGCTGGCGCCCGACATGGCCCGGCACCTGCGCTCGGGAAGTTCGCTGATCCTGTCGGGCATCCTGGTGCGGCAGCGCGAGGCGGTCCTTGCCGCCTATGTCGGCCAATGCTTCCGGCACGTGCGTACGATGAGGCGCGGCGAGTGGGTGACGCTTCATCTCAAGCGCTGA
- a CDS encoding aminopeptidase P family protein, translating into MFQSFKTVSDPGQAAPRVARLRERLAKDGVDGFLVPRADEHQGEYVPARAERLQWISGFTGSAGAALILADKALLFVDGRYTLQARAQVDCGLFTVEDLIETPPSAYLEKQLASGRRVGFDPWLHTIAEAKKLRSGVESRDGSLVALDDNPLDAVWDDQPGPPLEAVSIHPEHLAGRLARAKLADLAAAVAAAGCDFTVLTDPSSICWAFNIRGADVPHTPLALAFAILPAEGRPLLFIDKRKLPMKTEAYLTQLADLHPPSTLEAELTRLAAGNAKVGLDYALAAEKLRLVVEEAGGKVASLPDPARLPRATKNAAELAGSRAAHRRDGAAVTRFLCWLDSQVPGSLDEIGAVKALEAKRRRAGEEAQMPLRDISFDTISGAGPNGAIIHYRVTEETNRVLGEGELFLVDSGGQYEDGTTDITRTVAIGEPSEEMRERYTLVLKGMIGISMLRFPVGTRGSDIDAVARLALWKAGCDYGHGTGHGVGAYLSVHEGPQRIAKTGTEKLLPGMILSNEPGYYREGAYGIRIENLIVVEESAPVQGGDKPMHGFETLTLAPFDRRLIAEHLMTREELQWLDAYHARVVAEIGPLLDAETRSWLERAAAPLDKH; encoded by the coding sequence ATGTTTCAGAGCTTTAAGACCGTCTCCGATCCCGGCCAGGCCGCGCCACGCGTCGCGCGCCTGCGCGAACGGCTGGCAAAGGACGGAGTCGACGGCTTTCTGGTGCCGCGCGCCGACGAGCACCAGGGCGAATATGTGCCGGCGCGCGCCGAGCGGCTGCAGTGGATTTCCGGCTTCACCGGCTCCGCCGGGGCCGCGTTGATCCTCGCCGACAAGGCACTCCTCTTCGTCGACGGGCGCTACACCTTGCAGGCCCGGGCACAGGTCGATTGCGGTCTTTTCACGGTCGAGGATCTGATCGAGACGCCGCCATCGGCCTATCTGGAAAAGCAACTCGCCAGTGGTCGGCGGGTCGGCTTCGACCCCTGGCTGCACACCATCGCCGAAGCGAAAAAGCTGCGCTCCGGCGTCGAGAGCCGTGACGGTTCCCTGGTGGCCCTCGACGATAATCCTCTCGATGCCGTCTGGGACGATCAGCCCGGCCCGCCGCTGGAGGCCGTCTCCATTCACCCCGAACATCTGGCCGGCCGGCTCGCGCGCGCAAAGCTCGCCGACCTCGCCGCAGCCGTCGCGGCGGCTGGCTGCGACTTCACCGTTCTGACCGATCCCTCCTCGATCTGCTGGGCCTTCAACATCCGAGGCGCCGACGTGCCGCACACGCCGCTGGCGCTCGCCTTCGCCATCCTGCCGGCCGAGGGACGCCCGCTGCTCTTCATCGACAAACGCAAGCTGCCGATGAAGACAGAAGCCTACCTCACCCAACTCGCCGACCTGCATCCACCGTCGACCCTGGAAGCAGAACTGACTAGGCTTGCCGCCGGCAACGCAAAGGTCGGGCTCGACTACGCGCTGGCCGCCGAAAAGCTGCGGCTTGTCGTCGAGGAGGCCGGCGGAAAGGTGGCGTCGTTGCCTGATCCTGCCCGCCTGCCGCGCGCCACCAAGAACGCGGCCGAACTCGCCGGCAGCCGCGCTGCGCATCGCCGCGACGGCGCGGCCGTGACGCGGTTCTTGTGCTGGCTCGACAGCCAAGTTCCGGGATCGCTCGACGAGATCGGCGCGGTGAAGGCGCTCGAGGCCAAACGTCGCCGCGCCGGCGAGGAGGCGCAGATGCCGCTGCGCGACATTTCCTTCGACACGATTTCCGGGGCTGGGCCGAACGGCGCCATCATCCATTACCGTGTCACCGAAGAGACCAACCGGGTTCTTGGCGAAGGCGAACTGTTCCTCGTCGATTCGGGAGGCCAGTATGAGGACGGCACCACCGACATCACCCGTACTGTCGCGATCGGCGAGCCGAGCGAGGAAATGCGCGAGCGCTACACCCTCGTGCTGAAGGGCATGATCGGCATTTCGATGCTGCGTTTCCCCGTCGGCACCCGCGGCAGTGACATCGACGCGGTCGCCCGCCTGGCCTTGTGGAAAGCCGGCTGCGATTACGGCCATGGCACCGGCCACGGTGTCGGCGCCTATCTGTCCGTCCATGAAGGCCCGCAGCGTATCGCCAAGACCGGCACCGAAAAGCTGCTGCCGGGCATGATCCTTTCCAACGAACCCGGATATTATCGCGAGGGCGCGTACGGCATCCGCATCGAAAACCTGATCGTCGTCGAGGAATCGGCTCCCGTGCAGGGCGGCGACAAGCCGATGCACGGCTTCGAGACGCTGACGCTGGCGCCCTTCGACCGCCGGCTCATCGCCGAGCATCTGATGACGCGCGAGGAACTGCAGTGGCTCGACGCCTATCACGCCCGCGTCGTTGCCGAGATCGGTCCTCTGCTTGATGCGGAGACACGCAGTTGGCTGGAGCGTGCGGCGGCTCCGCTCGACAAGCACTGA
- a CDS encoding AzlD family protein, which translates to MSQIVWIVLAGAVLTYLTRCGGHLVLSRFSRIHPRVEAGLNAVPAAVLTTLVAPAAVQAGPAEALALVAAALIGLRGGMMSLFVGGSAVLIVGRYFFG; encoded by the coding sequence GTGAGCCAGATCGTCTGGATCGTACTTGCCGGCGCGGTACTCACCTATCTGACCCGCTGCGGCGGACATCTGGTTCTGTCGCGCTTTTCCCGCATTCATCCGCGCGTCGAGGCGGGCCTCAACGCGGTGCCGGCGGCGGTGCTGACCACGCTTGTCGCGCCTGCCGCGGTTCAGGCGGGACCGGCGGAGGCGCTGGCGCTGGTCGCCGCGGCATTGATCGGCCTGCGCGGCGGCATGATGAGCCTGTTTGTCGGCGGCTCTGCCGTGCTCATCGTGGGGCGTTATTTCTTCGGCTGA
- a CDS encoding AzlC family ABC transporter permease, with the protein MSTDTTLDNPAASDFWAGFRLGVPIFVASAPFAVLFGALAVQNGFTEFEATLMSATIFAGASQMVGIDLFGQKIAPWLIVFSIFAVNFRHILYSAAVGRRIGHWSGWQKTLGFFFLVDPQYAESERRGENGQTIGFVWYMGMATPVYVFWIVNSWLGARFGSLIPDPHALGIDFLLPIYFLGLVIGFRKRPLWLPVVLASAAASVVAYHFVGSPWHVSIGALAGIVLAAAMPLSAEARAAYDEPPVDQTGESV; encoded by the coding sequence TTGTCTACCGATACAACCCTGGATAACCCGGCCGCGTCCGATTTCTGGGCCGGCTTTCGCCTCGGTGTCCCGATCTTCGTTGCCTCGGCGCCGTTCGCAGTGCTGTTCGGTGCGCTGGCGGTCCAGAACGGCTTTACCGAGTTCGAGGCGACACTGATGAGCGCGACGATCTTCGCCGGCGCCAGCCAGATGGTCGGCATCGACCTCTTCGGCCAGAAGATCGCGCCATGGCTGATCGTGTTTTCGATCTTCGCAGTCAACTTCCGCCACATCCTGTATTCGGCCGCCGTCGGCCGCCGCATCGGCCACTGGAGTGGCTGGCAGAAAACGCTCGGCTTCTTCTTCCTGGTCGATCCGCAATATGCGGAATCCGAAAGGCGCGGCGAGAACGGGCAGACGATCGGCTTTGTCTGGTACATGGGCATGGCGACACCGGTCTACGTGTTCTGGATCGTCAATTCCTGGCTCGGGGCGCGTTTCGGCTCGCTCATCCCCGATCCGCATGCGCTCGGCATCGACTTCCTGCTGCCGATCTATTTCCTCGGCCTCGTCATCGGCTTCCGCAAGCGCCCGCTGTGGTTGCCGGTGGTGCTGGCGAGCGCGGCGGCCTCTGTCGTCGCCTATCATTTCGTCGGCTCGCCTTGGCATGTCTCGATCGGCGCGCTGGCCGGTATCGTTCTCGCCGCGGCAATGCCGCTGAGCGCAGAGGCGCGTGCCGCCTATGACGAACCGCCTGTTGACCAGACGGGAGAGAGCGTGTGA
- the ligA gene encoding NAD-dependent DNA ligase LigA, giving the protein MPKSSKPVSDLSEKEAVAELERLASEIAEHDRRYHAEDAPTISDAEYDALRRRNLAIEQRFPHLVRADSPSLNVGAAVSEKFEKVRHKVPMLSLDNAFSNDDVRDFVERVRRYLRLAPETELGLTAEPKIDGLSLSLRYEKGRLTAAATRGDGQTGEDVTANARTIADIPNVLSGDAPDVLEVRGEVYMTQADFLALNRRQEAEGKQTYVNPRNTAAGSIRQLDSSVTASRALHFFAYTWGEVSAMPAETQMGMVAAFERYGFPVNPLMKRFTDVEGLLAHYRLIEESRAGLGYDIDGVVYKVDDLAMQERLGFVSRSPRWAIAHKFPAEKATTVLNGIDIQVGRTGALTPVARLTPVTVGGVVVTNATLHNAEEIERLGVMIGDTVTVQRAGDVIPQILGVDLDKRPAGAVAFEFPSTCPCELATPVVREETAGGAEGVIRRCTGEFACPFQRIEHLRHFVSRRAFDIEGLGEKQIEFFFGDDDLPVKSPADIFTLGERDATNLKKLKDKEGFGAVSAAKLFAAIEERRDISLERMIYALGIRHVGETTARTLARAYGSWQAFHDAAIAVANGDENAREDMDALDDIGNAVIDAIARYFGEEHNRALVERLAAQVRVEDAEKVASDSPVAGKTIVFTGALERMSRDEAKAMAEKLGAKAAGSVSSKTDLVVAGPGAGSKLKKAAELDIEVIDEATWFERIGQG; this is encoded by the coding sequence ATGCCGAAATCCTCCAAACCCGTCAGCGACCTTTCGGAAAAGGAAGCCGTCGCCGAACTTGAGCGGCTCGCGAGCGAGATCGCCGAGCACGACCGGCGTTATCACGCCGAGGACGCCCCGACGATCAGCGACGCGGAATACGATGCGCTGAGGCGCCGCAACCTGGCGATCGAACAGCGCTTTCCGCACCTGGTGCGTGCTGACTCGCCATCGCTGAACGTCGGCGCGGCGGTGTCGGAAAAGTTCGAGAAGGTTCGGCACAAGGTGCCGATGCTTTCGCTCGACAACGCGTTTTCGAACGACGACGTGCGCGACTTCGTCGAGCGGGTCAGGCGTTATCTGAGGCTCGCGCCCGAGACGGAATTGGGCCTCACCGCCGAACCGAAGATCGACGGGCTGTCGCTGTCGCTGCGCTACGAGAAGGGAAGGCTGACGGCGGCGGCGACGCGCGGCGACGGCCAGACCGGCGAGGATGTCACCGCCAACGCCCGGACCATCGCAGATATTCCCAACGTGCTTTCCGGCGATGCTCCGGACGTGCTGGAGGTGCGCGGCGAGGTCTACATGACCCAGGCCGACTTCCTGGCGCTCAACCGACGCCAGGAAGCCGAGGGCAAGCAGACCTATGTCAATCCGCGCAACACCGCGGCCGGCTCGATCCGGCAACTCGACTCTTCGGTCACCGCGTCACGCGCGCTGCATTTCTTCGCCTATACCTGGGGCGAGGTAAGCGCCATGCCGGCCGAAACCCAGATGGGCATGGTGGCAGCCTTCGAGCGCTACGGCTTTCCGGTCAACCCGTTGATGAAGCGCTTCACCGATGTCGAGGGTCTGCTCGCACACTACCGGCTGATCGAGGAAAGCCGTGCCGGACTCGGCTACGACATCGATGGCGTCGTCTACAAGGTCGATGACCTCGCCATGCAGGAGCGGCTCGGCTTCGTGTCGCGCTCGCCGCGCTGGGCCATTGCCCACAAATTTCCGGCCGAGAAGGCGACCACGGTTCTCAACGGCATCGATATCCAGGTTGGCCGCACAGGAGCGCTGACGCCGGTGGCGCGACTGACGCCGGTGACCGTGGGCGGCGTCGTGGTGACCAACGCGACTTTGCACAATGCCGAGGAGATCGAGCGTCTCGGCGTCATGATCGGCGACACGGTCACCGTGCAGCGTGCCGGCGACGTCATCCCGCAGATCCTCGGTGTCGATCTCGACAAACGGCCCGCAGGTGCCGTCGCGTTCGAATTTCCCTCCACCTGCCCATGCGAGCTTGCGACGCCGGTCGTGCGGGAGGAGACGGCGGGTGGTGCGGAGGGCGTGATCAGGCGCTGCACGGGCGAGTTTGCCTGTCCGTTCCAGCGCATCGAGCATCTGCGCCACTTCGTGTCGCGCCGCGCCTTCGACATCGAGGGGCTGGGCGAAAAACAGATCGAATTCTTTTTTGGCGACGACGATCTGCCGGTGAAAAGCCCGGCGGACATCTTTACGCTTGGCGAGCGCGACGCAACGAATCTGAAGAAGCTGAAGGACAAGGAAGGGTTCGGCGCGGTCTCGGCGGCGAAGCTTTTCGCGGCGATCGAGGAACGGCGGGACATCTCACTGGAGCGCATGATCTATGCGCTCGGCATCCGTCATGTCGGCGAGACGACGGCCCGCACCCTGGCCCGCGCCTACGGCTCATGGCAGGCGTTTCATGACGCGGCCATTGCCGTTGCCAACGGCGACGAGAACGCGCGTGAGGACATGGACGCGCTCGACGATATCGGCAACGCGGTGATCGACGCGATCGCGCGCTATTTCGGCGAGGAGCATAATCGCGCGTTGGTCGAAAGGCTTGCGGCGCAGGTGCGGGTCGAGGATGCCGAGAAGGTTGCCTCCGATTCTCCTGTCGCCGGCAAGACGATTGTCTTCACCGGCGCGCTGGAACGCATGTCGCGCGACGAGGCCAAGGCGATGGCCGAGAAGCTCGGCGCCAAGGCCGCCGGATCAGTGTCGAGCAAGACCGACCTCGTGGTTGCGGGGCCGGGCGCGGGCTCGAAGCTGAAAAAGGCGGCCGAACTCGACATCGAGGTGATCGACGAGGCGACCTGGTTCGAACGGATCGGGCAGGGGTGA
- the recN gene encoding DNA repair protein RecN: MLAQLSIRDIVLIEKLDIGFHDGLSVLTGETGAGKSILLDALSLALGMRGDAALVRAGAQQGQVSAAFDVPADHPARILLRENAMDDDGDIVLRRVQTADGRTRVFVNDRPSSVTLMREIGRALVEIHGQHDERALVDTAAHRDLLDAFGRLRGEAETTRAAWVAWREAEQELSRHRARVEAAAREADYLRASVEELSQLAPVVGEEEELAGMRATMMRSEKIAAEISEAQELFAGNNSPVPPLASLLRRLERKAGEAPGLLDDTIKALDEALLALDAAESGIGAAMRATEFDPKRLEEAEERLFALRAAARKHNVQVDGLPALREKMAAELADLDAGEERVSGLEKAALATRESYDAAAATLSAGRKAAAETLASAVMAELPALKLERAEFMVQIDSEPDDRREDGIDEVAFWVRTNPGSRPGPMAKIASGGELSRFLLALKVALADRGSAPTLVFDEIDTGVGGAVADAIGKRLARLAERVQVLSVTHAPQVAARAANHFLISKTGNAESVTTGVDVLAEAARREEIARMLAGATITEEARAAAGRLLDENAAVS; the protein is encoded by the coding sequence ATGCTGGCCCAACTGTCGATCCGCGACATTGTCCTGATCGAAAAGCTCGATATCGGTTTCCATGACGGTCTTTCGGTGCTGACCGGCGAGACCGGTGCCGGCAAGTCGATCCTGCTCGACGCGCTGTCGCTGGCGCTGGGCATGCGTGGTGACGCCGCGCTGGTGCGCGCCGGTGCCCAGCAGGGCCAGGTTAGCGCGGCTTTCGACGTGCCGGCCGACCATCCCGCGCGTATCCTCCTGCGCGAAAACGCGATGGACGATGATGGCGACATCGTGCTGCGCCGTGTGCAGACCGCCGACGGTCGCACGCGCGTCTTCGTCAATGACCGACCGTCCAGTGTTACCTTGATGCGAGAGATCGGCCGGGCGCTGGTGGAAATCCATGGCCAGCATGACGAACGGGCGCTGGTCGATACCGCCGCGCACCGCGATCTCCTCGACGCCTTCGGCCGGCTGCGTGGCGAGGCCGAGACGACACGGGCAGCCTGGGTCGCGTGGCGCGAGGCCGAGCAGGAGCTGAGCCGCCATCGTGCCCGCGTCGAGGCTGCAGCGCGCGAGGCCGACTACCTCCGCGCATCGGTTGAGGAGCTTTCGCAACTGGCGCCGGTCGTCGGTGAGGAGGAAGAACTCGCCGGCATGCGCGCCACGATGATGCGATCGGAAAAGATCGCTGCCGAGATCAGCGAGGCACAGGAGCTCTTTGCTGGCAACAACTCGCCTGTGCCGCCGCTGGCAAGCCTGCTCAGGCGGCTCGAGCGCAAGGCGGGCGAGGCGCCGGGGCTGCTTGACGATACGATCAAGGCGCTCGACGAGGCGCTGCTCGCGCTTGACGCGGCCGAGAGCGGTATTGGCGCCGCGATGCGGGCGACCGAATTCGACCCGAAAAGGCTTGAGGAAGCCGAGGAACGATTGTTTGCGCTGCGTGCGGCGGCACGCAAGCACAATGTGCAGGTCGATGGCCTTCCGGCTTTGCGCGAGAAGATGGCGGCCGAACTCGCCGACCTCGACGCCGGCGAGGAGCGCGTCTCGGGACTGGAAAAGGCTGCGCTGGCGACGCGCGAGAGCTACGACGCCGCCGCCGCTACGCTGTCGGCAGGCCGCAAGGCCGCCGCCGAGACGCTGGCGAGCGCGGTCATGGCCGAACTGCCGGCGCTCAAGCTGGAACGCGCGGAATTCATGGTCCAGATCGATTCGGAGCCTGACGACCGTCGCGAGGACGGGATCGACGAGGTGGCGTTCTGGGTGCGCACGAATCCGGGCTCGCGGCCGGGGCCGATGGCGAAGATTGCGTCGGGCGGTGAGCTCTCGCGCTTCCTGCTGGCGCTCAAGGTGGCTCTCGCCGACCGCGGGTCGGCCCCCACCCTGGTTTTCGACGAGATCGACACCGGCGTCGGAGGCGCCGTGGCCGATGCCATCGGCAAGCGCCTGGCGCGGCTGGCCGAGCGCGTGCAGGTGCTGTCGGTCACCCACGCGCCGCAAGTGGCGGCGCGTGCGGCCAATCACTTCCTGATCTCCAAGACCGGCAATGCCGAAAGCGTCACCACCGGCGTCGACGTGCTGGCCGAGGCGGCGCGGCGCGAGGAGATCGCGCGCATGCTCGCCGGCGCCACGATCACCGAGGAAGCCCGCGCGGCGGCGGGGCGGCTGCTCGACGAGAACGCGGCTGTCAGTTGA
- a CDS encoding outer membrane protein assembly factor BamD — translation MHSVRSTRPRSGLANALIVLAAAMTPLSVAGCSSDRDLDLTAYVEEIEPADVLYNQGLANLEAGRMSEAIAKFEAIDRQHPYSEFARRSMVMHAFANYRQGNYVDAINTGKRYVSLYPYSDDAAYAQYIVGLSYFRQIPDVTQDQKDSRNTIEAMDEVITRWPESEYVEDAKAKKRFARDQLAGKEMQIGRYYLERREYIAAIKRFRLVVEAYSDTRHVEEALARLTESYLAMGLASEAQTAAAVLGHNYPDSQWYRDSYALLQSGGLEPRENTGSWLSKAGAAILGG, via the coding sequence ATGCATTCCGTTCGATCGACGCGGCCAAGAAGCGGCCTTGCCAATGCACTCATCGTGCTGGCGGCGGCGATGACGCCGCTCTCCGTAGCGGGTTGCAGTTCCGACAGGGATCTCGATCTCACGGCCTATGTCGAGGAGATCGAGCCGGCCGACGTTCTCTACAATCAAGGGCTGGCCAATCTCGAGGCCGGCCGGATGAGCGAGGCGATCGCCAAGTTCGAGGCGATCGACCGGCAGCATCCCTATTCCGAATTTGCCCGCCGCTCGATGGTCATGCATGCCTTCGCCAACTATCGGCAAGGCAATTATGTCGATGCCATCAACACCGGCAAGCGTTACGTCTCGCTTTATCCCTACAGCGACGACGCGGCCTATGCGCAGTACATCGTCGGCTTGAGCTATTTCCGCCAGATCCCCGACGTGACCCAGGACCAGAAGGATTCGCGCAACACCATCGAGGCGATGGACGAGGTGATCACGCGTTGGCCTGAATCCGAATATGTCGAGGATGCCAAGGCGAAGAAGCGTTTTGCGCGCGACCAGCTGGCCGGCAAGGAAATGCAGATTGGCCGCTATTACCTCGAACGCCGCGAATACATTGCCGCCATCAAGCGGTTCCGGCTGGTCGTGGAGGCCTACTCGGACACGCGCCATGTCGAGGAGGCGCTGGCGCGGCTGACCGAAAGCTACCTGGCGATGGGGCTGGCTTCGGAAGCGCAGACGGCCGCCGCCGTGCTCGGGCACAACTATCCGGACAGCCAGTGGTACCGTGATTCCTACGCCTTGCTGCAGAGCGGCGGGCTGGAGCCGCGCGAGAACACGGGCTCGTGGCTGTCGAAGGCCGGAGCGGCCATACTGGGCGGCTGA
- the lpxC gene encoding UDP-3-O-acyl-N-acetylglucosamine deacetylase — protein sequence MGIELHEYQTTLRSRTCLSGVGVHSGKAVTIHFSPADADTGIVFNCQSADGEQREIRALVSEIGATDLCTVLGDASGIHVATVEHLMATLFALGVDNVAIDIDGPEVPIMDGSGQSFVEAFEQAGIAALSAKRRYIRVLKPIRIEKGGSWAEFLPHDGTRFEVEIDFESKAIGRQKFTTEVGPASFKRDIARARTFGFVTDVERLWAAGYALGSSLDNSVVIAEDDSIVNIGGLRFEDEFVRHKTLDAMGDLALAGARFIGCFRSYRGGHSLNASALRLLLSDSSAFEIVETGRRERGRTAELVAVNAPVYAPWRL from the coding sequence ATGGGAATAGAATTGCACGAATATCAAACCACCCTCAGATCGCGCACGTGCCTGTCCGGCGTCGGCGTGCATAGCGGCAAGGCGGTGACGATTCACTTCAGTCCGGCGGATGCGGATACTGGAATCGTCTTCAACTGCCAGTCGGCCGATGGTGAGCAGCGCGAAATCCGCGCGCTCGTCTCCGAGATAGGCGCGACCGACCTTTGCACCGTGCTTGGCGATGCAAGCGGCATTCATGTGGCCACCGTCGAGCACCTGATGGCGACGCTGTTCGCACTGGGCGTTGACAACGTCGCGATCGACATCGACGGACCGGAAGTGCCGATCATGGATGGCAGCGGCCAGAGCTTCGTCGAGGCGTTCGAACAGGCCGGCATTGCCGCGCTCTCCGCCAAGCGTCGCTATATCCGGGTGCTGAAGCCGATCCGCATCGAAAAGGGCGGTTCATGGGCGGAGTTCCTGCCGCATGACGGAACCCGCTTCGAGGTCGAGATCGATTTCGAGAGCAAGGCGATTGGTCGCCAGAAATTCACCACCGAGGTAGGGCCGGCAAGCTTCAAGCGCGATATCGCCCGCGCCCGCACCTTCGGGTTCGTCACCGATGTCGAGCGACTTTGGGCGGCCGGCTATGCGCTTGGCTCTTCGCTCGACAATTCCGTCGTGATCGCCGAGGACGACAGCATCGTCAATATTGGCGGGCTGCGCTTCGAGGACGAGTTCGTGCGCCACAAGACGCTCGATGCGATGGGCGACCTGGCGCTTGCCGGTGCCCGCTTCATTGGCTGCTTCCGTTCCTATCGCGGCGGGCACAGCCTCAACGCTTCGGCGCTTCGGTTGCTGCTGTCCGACAGCAGCGCCTTCGAGATCGTGGAGACGGGTCGCCGTGAACGCGGCCGCACGGCGGAACTGGTGGCAGTCAACGCGCCGGTCTATGCGCCCTGGCGGCTCTAA